The Methylomusa anaerophila genome has a segment encoding these proteins:
- a CDS encoding P-II family nitrogen regulator gives MRPMTKIDIITRPEKLEELKEAMNQIGVTGMTVTQVYGCGLTKGHKEVYRGQEYNINLVPKVKIEIVVCEVPVEKVLEAAKKACYTGKIGDGKIFVYPIANAVRIRTGEEGDVAIMDRPVDK, from the coding sequence ATGAGACCGATGACAAAAATAGATATTATCACCCGCCCGGAAAAACTCGAAGAACTGAAAGAAGCCATGAATCAGATCGGGGTTACCGGCATGACGGTAACCCAGGTATACGGCTGTGGTCTTACCAAGGGTCACAAAGAGGTATACCGGGGCCAAGAATACAATATTAATCTTGTCCCGAAAGTAAAAATTGAAATCGTGGTTTGTGAAGTCCCGGTGGAAAAAGTGCTGGAAGCCGCCAAGAAAGCATGTTATACTGGCAAAATCGGCGACGGCAAAATCTTTGTGTACCCTATCGCCAACGCTGTGCGCATTCGTACCGGTGAAGAAGGCGATGTTGCAATTATGGATCGCCCGGTGGATAAATAA
- a CDS encoding ammonium transporter: protein MKKVWVILGLVLMLAVLLAPVVFADEQPAAAAAEAAKIDTGDTSFVLISAALVMIMTPGLALFYGGMVRTKNALGTIMQSFFIVGLISVQWALWGYTLAFGPDINHLIGGLDWLGLNGVGQDPNADYAATIPQLAFMIFQAMFAVITPALITGSFAERMRFPAFVVFTLLWATFVYDPVAHWVWGVGGWLRELGVLDFAGGTVVHILSGVSGLVICLMIGKRKGYGTEVIMPHHLPMTVIGASLLWFGWFGFNAGSALGANGLAASAFMATHFAAAAATVSWVFTEWLHHGKPTVLGAASGCVAGLVAITPAAGFVSAIPAVIIGIGAGIICYLAVAVVKSKLGYDDSLDAFGVHGVGGTWGALATGLFASKAVNPAGADGLFYGNAGQLTNQLIGVVASWVFAAVMTFIIIKIIGIFMKVRTDADQEVQGLDLTEHGERGYAYQDITTGSPVTFTVGNTGLESETTLAKKTTLA, encoded by the coding sequence ATGAAAAAAGTATGGGTAATTCTTGGTTTGGTTCTCATGTTGGCCGTCTTACTGGCGCCAGTGGTTTTCGCCGATGAGCAACCTGCCGCTGCTGCTGCCGAAGCAGCCAAAATCGATACCGGGGACACTAGTTTCGTTCTTATTAGCGCCGCACTTGTCATGATTATGACTCCCGGTTTGGCCTTATTTTACGGTGGCATGGTAAGAACTAAAAACGCTTTGGGCACGATCATGCAAAGCTTTTTTATCGTAGGACTTATATCGGTTCAATGGGCGCTCTGGGGTTACACCCTGGCTTTTGGTCCCGACATAAACCACTTAATCGGCGGTCTGGATTGGCTCGGTCTGAATGGTGTAGGGCAAGATCCAAACGCCGACTATGCCGCAACCATTCCGCAACTGGCATTTATGATCTTCCAGGCGATGTTTGCGGTTATAACTCCCGCTCTTATTACCGGTTCCTTTGCTGAACGTATGAGGTTTCCTGCTTTTGTTGTTTTTACTCTCCTTTGGGCAACCTTCGTTTATGATCCTGTTGCCCACTGGGTTTGGGGTGTCGGCGGCTGGCTGCGTGAACTTGGCGTTCTGGATTTTGCCGGCGGCACGGTTGTACACATTCTCTCCGGCGTATCGGGCCTTGTAATCTGTCTAATGATTGGCAAACGTAAAGGATACGGCACCGAAGTTATTATGCCGCACCACCTGCCAATGACTGTTATCGGCGCATCTTTGCTGTGGTTTGGCTGGTTCGGGTTCAACGCCGGCAGCGCTCTTGGCGCTAATGGCCTTGCTGCCAGCGCATTTATGGCAACTCACTTCGCTGCTGCCGCCGCTACTGTTTCCTGGGTATTCACCGAATGGCTGCATCACGGCAAACCTACTGTTCTTGGCGCCGCTTCCGGTTGTGTGGCCGGTCTCGTAGCCATCACCCCCGCCGCAGGTTTTGTCAGCGCCATCCCCGCCGTCATCATTGGTATTGGCGCAGGCATAATCTGCTATTTGGCGGTTGCAGTTGTAAAAAGCAAACTGGGTTATGACGATTCTCTGGATGCTTTTGGTGTTCACGGTGTTGGCGGTACATGGGGAGCTCTCGCTACCGGTCTCTTCGCTTCCAAAGCTGTTAACCCCGCCGGCGCCGACGGCCTGTTCTATGGCAACGCCGGTCAGTTGACCAATCAGTTAATCGGCGTCGTAGCCAGCTGGGTATTCGCCGCTGTTATGACTTTCATCATCATCAAAATAATCGGCATATTCATGAAAGTACGCACCGATGCCGACCAGGAAGTTCAAGGTCTTGATCTTACTGAACATGGCGAGAGAGGCTACGCATACCAGGATATCACGACTGGATCGCCTGTCACCTTTACGGTTGGCAACACCGGCCTGGAAAGCGAAACGACACTTGCCAAAAAGACAACTTTGGCTTAA
- a CDS encoding ORF6N domain-containing protein, with translation MSNLIIKGKTSLFGIGVPNIFGGFSEDQKAMLVKSIAGIHGKEVIHINAAINRNRNRFIDGEHILDMKQHPQIVIHLVDNNFLTKMEAAKAEHIYLLSQRGYVRLLKIMDDETAWEQWDVIEKDYFELKEQQQAQVIKLQPLTDAAADAFALADLMIARWGVKPNMAEMQCLAAAEKNTGLDLSDIKRLAPATEQESIGRLTATEIAKRLNIRYKTGKPDPKTINKLLITAGLMEKSDDKKQPYKLTDAGKDLGEIIPYTRNGHSGYEIRWNESVLKLLSKQSA, from the coding sequence ATGAGTAATTTGATTATTAAGGGCAAAACAAGTCTTTTCGGCATCGGGGTTCCTAATATTTTTGGCGGCTTCAGCGAAGATCAGAAAGCGATGTTAGTTAAAAGCATTGCTGGAATTCATGGTAAGGAAGTTATTCACATAAATGCTGCTATTAATCGTAACCGTAATCGTTTTATTGACGGCGAACATATTTTAGACATGAAACAACATCCTCAAATTGTTATCCATCTGGTCGATAACAATTTCCTCACCAAGATGGAAGCTGCCAAAGCCGAACATATCTATTTACTTTCTCAGCGTGGCTATGTTCGCTTGTTAAAAATCATGGACGATGAAACCGCCTGGGAGCAGTGGGACGTTATCGAAAAAGACTATTTCGAGTTAAAGGAACAACAGCAAGCTCAGGTAATCAAGCTACAGCCACTAACCGATGCGGCCGCAGATGCCTTTGCGCTTGCAGATTTGATGATAGCTAGGTGGGGCGTCAAACCCAATATGGCCGAAATGCAATGTTTAGCTGCTGCGGAGAAAAATACTGGCCTTGATTTATCGGACATAAAACGGCTTGCGCCAGCGACCGAGCAGGAATCAATCGGACGTTTAACAGCAACCGAAATAGCGAAAAGATTAAACATTCGGTACAAGACCGGCAAGCCTGATCCTAAAACAATTAATAAGTTACTAATAACTGCAGGGCTGATGGAGAAATCAGACGACAAAAAACAGCCATACAAATTAACCGATGCCGGTAAAGATCTCGGTGAGATTATACCTTATACACGTAATGGCCATTCAGGTTATGAAATTCGTTGGAATGAATCAGTACTGAAATTATTATCTAAACAATCAGCTTAG
- a CDS encoding FeoA family protein has product MKLAEAKRGQRLYIAAIPNPTVRAQAIRFGIAEGAEVECYEKLPAGPVVVCKGKQEIAIGRKLAENIEVRPA; this is encoded by the coding sequence ATGAAACTAGCAGAAGCCAAACGCGGTCAACGTTTATATATTGCAGCCATTCCTAATCCCACTGTCCGTGCCCAGGCTATCCGGTTCGGTATTGCCGAAGGGGCGGAAGTAGAGTGTTATGAAAAACTCCCCGCCGGTCCCGTGGTGGTATGTAAAGGTAAGCAGGAAATCGCCATTGGACGTAAATTGGCTGAGAATATAGAAGTGCGCCCTGCTTAA
- a CDS encoding helix-turn-helix domain-containing protein — protein sequence MGNFHVRLQKAMDRANMKQSELSEKTGIGKSSISQYLSGDYEPKQKNIYKLATVLNVAPSYLLGYTDDLTNYNDFDLTAELQGPVLDHFDGNIKKALAFQKAVAEDALKEDTSSPSINRHLIYETIDPSEAIAKVISSITPEGIELFPGVGTLSREVLLKHILSPEEQEALKLAKNKKYTDLVNRNLEEHTQSSTPLPPLSSKDEREIAKDLEAMLTSLDDKSGMAAFNEPEDEEDRELLKASLEYSMRLAKQIAKKKFTPKKHRKE from the coding sequence TTGGGCAACTTTCATGTAAGACTACAAAAAGCTATGGATAGAGCCAATATGAAACAATCGGAATTAAGTGAAAAAACTGGAATTGGTAAATCTTCTATCAGTCAATATTTATCAGGAGATTACGAACCAAAGCAAAAAAATATATATAAATTGGCAACTGTATTAAATGTTGCTCCTAGCTACTTATTAGGTTATACTGATGACCTTACTAACTATAACGACTTTGATTTAACTGCAGAATTACAAGGGCCTGTATTAGACCATTTTGACGGTAATATAAAAAAAGCCCTCGCATTTCAGAAGGCCGTCGCAGAAGATGCACTAAAAGAAGATACTTCTAGTCCTTCCATAAATAGGCATCTAATTTACGAAACAATTGACCCGTCAGAAGCAATAGCGAAAGTAATTAGTTCAATAACTCCGGAGGGCATTGAGCTTTTCCCCGGTGTGGGGACACTCTCGAGAGAAGTACTTCTTAAACACATACTTTCGCCCGAGGAACAAGAGGCATTAAAGCTTGCGAAAAATAAGAAATATACGGATTTAGTTAATCGCAATTTAGAAGAACACACTCAATCTAGCACCCCCCTTCCACCTCTCTCTTCCAAAGATGAACGTGAGATTGCTAAAGATCTTGAAGCTATGCTTACCTCTCTTGATGATAAATCTGGTATGGCTGCATTTAATGAGCCTGAAGATGAAGAAGATAGGGAGTTACTTAAAGCAAGCTTGGAATATTCTATGCGACTTGCTAAGCAAATTGCAAAGAAAAAATTCACTCCTAAAAAGCACCGTAAGGAGTGA
- the feoB gene encoding ferrous iron transport protein B, which yields MHHCHNCLGNIPIPEGARKIVLAGNPNVGKSVFFNALTGMYVDVSNFPGTTVDISHGRYGRDIVLDTPGVYGISSFNDEEIVARDVILSADLILNVVDAVHLERDLFLTLQVIDTGIPTIVAVNMTDEAAQQGLKVDIDLLEHLLGVPVIPTVAVKGQGVEEVKKRLFEARTGNIPPDLKKELESMLNRIGSWAEALLVLEGDPHVAERHGIEPGDKREEIYHQRRDRVNDIIGHTVAETNEGTSFRTKLGRYMLRPITGVPIFVFVLYLMYYLIGVIVAQDIVGFTEENVMQGMYEPAIRSLIGAFISEESVLGTILIGEFGLLTLTVTYILGLLLPLVVGFYFALSIMEDSGYLPRLATLVDRVMTSIGLNGRAIIPVILGFGCVTMATITTRILGTKRERTIATAVLGLAIPCSAQLGVIAGMLAGIGPQYIAVYIVVMLAVLGLVGKILNKVLPGESSDLLIDLPPIRLPRGENVLKKTVTKSYAFLLEATPLFMLGALIISVLQISGLLEGIQLALAPLTEGILYLPRETATAFIMGMIRRDFGAAGLSDMDLTPAQTLVSLVTITLFVPCIASVIVMLKERGTKEGALIWVSSWIFAFVIGGIVARIVM from the coding sequence ATGCATCACTGTCATAATTGTCTGGGCAACATTCCCATACCGGAAGGCGCCAGAAAAATCGTACTGGCCGGCAATCCTAACGTAGGAAAATCCGTATTCTTCAATGCCTTAACCGGTATGTACGTGGATGTATCCAACTTTCCCGGAACTACTGTTGATATATCCCACGGGCGTTACGGCAGGGATATAGTGCTGGATACCCCGGGGGTGTACGGTATCTCGTCATTTAACGATGAAGAAATTGTGGCGCGAGATGTAATTTTATCGGCAGATCTTATTTTAAACGTAGTAGATGCCGTGCACCTGGAACGGGATTTATTTCTGACTTTACAGGTAATTGATACCGGTATTCCTACTATTGTAGCGGTTAATATGACGGATGAAGCCGCGCAGCAGGGATTAAAAGTAGACATAGACCTGTTGGAGCATCTTTTAGGGGTACCTGTTATCCCAACCGTTGCCGTAAAAGGCCAAGGCGTGGAAGAGGTAAAGAAGCGGCTGTTTGAAGCCCGGACAGGAAATATACCGCCGGATTTAAAGAAAGAACTGGAGAGTATGCTTAACCGGATTGGCTCCTGGGCCGAGGCGCTCTTAGTGCTGGAAGGTGATCCTCATGTGGCCGAGCGTCATGGCATAGAGCCCGGTGACAAGCGCGAAGAGATTTATCACCAACGCCGCGACCGGGTTAACGATATCATTGGGCACACAGTTGCTGAAACCAATGAAGGAACCAGTTTTCGCACCAAACTGGGACGGTATATGCTAAGACCCATAACCGGTGTCCCGATTTTCGTCTTTGTATTGTATCTAATGTATTACCTGATTGGTGTTATCGTAGCTCAGGACATTGTCGGGTTTACCGAAGAAAATGTTATGCAGGGAATGTATGAACCGGCGATACGGAGCCTGATTGGAGCCTTTATCAGTGAAGAATCCGTACTCGGCACAATCTTAATTGGGGAATTCGGGCTTTTAACTCTTACTGTGACATATATACTGGGACTATTGCTGCCTTTGGTTGTCGGCTTCTATTTTGCCCTTTCGATCATGGAAGATTCCGGCTACCTGCCGCGTTTGGCCACTCTGGTAGACCGGGTAATGACAAGCATTGGCCTGAACGGGCGGGCGATTATCCCTGTCATTCTTGGCTTCGGTTGCGTAACCATGGCAACGATTACAACCCGTATTCTGGGGACCAAACGGGAACGGACTATTGCTACCGCCGTGCTTGGCCTGGCTATTCCCTGCTCGGCGCAACTTGGTGTTATCGCCGGTATGCTGGCTGGAATCGGCCCGCAATATATTGCCGTTTATATTGTCGTAATGCTTGCCGTACTGGGTCTCGTCGGTAAAATATTAAACAAGGTACTACCGGGAGAGTCTTCCGACCTGCTGATTGACCTGCCGCCTATCCGGTTGCCGAGAGGCGAGAACGTCCTCAAGAAAACAGTAACTAAATCCTATGCTTTTCTTTTGGAAGCAACCCCGTTGTTTATGCTGGGAGCCCTCATTATCTCCGTTCTCCAGATATCAGGTCTTCTGGAAGGTATTCAATTGGCATTGGCGCCTCTCACAGAAGGAATTCTCTATCTGCCCCGTGAAACCGCTACCGCTTTTATCATGGGAATGATCCGCCGGGACTTCGGTGCTGCCGGATTGAGCGACATGGATTTAACGCCGGCGCAAACGCTGGTATCCTTAGTTACCATCACTTTGTTTGTACCTTGCATTGCTTCCGTGATTGTCATGTTGAAAGAACGGGGCACGAAAGAAGGAGCGCTCATTTGGGTAAGTTCCTGGATATTTGCCTTCGTGATCGGCGGCATTGTGGCCAGAATCGTGATGTAG
- a CDS encoding site-specific integrase, translating into MANITPRGKNSYRITISGGTDLSGKRIMYRRTIKIPGDPESEKHKRELEKQVALFTAEVEKGTVTDTENIKLKDFINNVWKPLHVERKKLAPKTVWRYDQLLERILFSLGNLRLKNIKPKSIMEFLKNLEEPGIRKTKTESKKDKPLSQQTILHHYRLLHSILEKAKDWQYIVVNPVSSVESPKIKKSITKGFSEAETTILHRELLKRPVRDQALILLTLSTGSRLGEVLGLTWPRVDLKTGEVNIEKSYQYVPKFDHFEKLPKNESSIRKVTLPKPVIKFLEKLKAEQSAQRLFLGPKWIDKDDAVFTTYLGTRLKPNTLSTAFPKWVEKMGLPHVTFHGLRHTAASLLIKYGASAAEVSKLLGHSTIGTTMNIYVHSFDEASKNMANKMNSILFNKLSKKTQKKQK; encoded by the coding sequence ATGGCAAATATCACCCCACGTGGGAAAAACTCATATCGAATCACTATTTCCGGTGGTACTGATTTAAGTGGAAAGCGCATCATGTATCGCCGGACAATAAAAATCCCCGGCGACCCCGAAAGCGAAAAGCATAAACGCGAACTAGAAAAGCAAGTAGCCCTTTTTACGGCAGAGGTTGAAAAAGGTACCGTAACAGACACTGAGAATATCAAGCTTAAAGATTTTATTAATAATGTTTGGAAACCGCTTCATGTTGAAAGAAAAAAATTAGCGCCCAAAACAGTCTGGCGTTATGATCAACTACTTGAACGAATATTATTTTCACTCGGAAACCTGCGATTAAAAAATATTAAACCTAAATCTATTATGGAATTTTTGAAAAATCTAGAAGAACCGGGGATTCGAAAAACCAAAACTGAATCGAAAAAGGACAAACCATTATCTCAGCAGACCATCCTACACCATTATCGGCTTCTACATTCAATCCTTGAGAAAGCAAAAGACTGGCAATACATTGTAGTTAATCCAGTATCGTCGGTTGAATCGCCTAAAATAAAGAAAAGCATTACCAAAGGGTTTTCTGAGGCCGAAACGACAATCCTACATAGAGAGTTGTTAAAACGTCCCGTCCGCGATCAGGCACTAATCCTGCTTACGCTTTCTACTGGTTCGCGCCTGGGTGAAGTACTCGGATTGACATGGCCAAGGGTGGATCTTAAAACTGGAGAAGTCAATATTGAAAAATCTTATCAATATGTTCCCAAGTTTGATCACTTCGAAAAATTGCCTAAAAACGAGTCATCCATCAGAAAAGTTACTTTACCAAAGCCGGTAATTAAGTTTTTAGAAAAACTCAAAGCCGAGCAGTCTGCTCAGAGATTATTTTTAGGTCCTAAGTGGATAGATAAAGATGATGCCGTCTTTACCACATATCTTGGCACCCGTCTAAAGCCGAACACGTTAAGTACTGCGTTTCCCAAGTGGGTTGAAAAAATGGGACTACCTCATGTCACATTTCACGGTCTTCGACATACTGCTGCCAGCTTGCTGATTAAATACGGGGCATCCGCTGCAGAAGTATCTAAGCTATTGGGACACTCAACTATTGGTACCACTATGAATATTTATGTCCATTCTTTCGATGAAGCAAGCAAGAATATGGCTAACAAAATGAATTCTATCCTCTTTAACAAGTTATCAAAAAAGACTCAAAAAAAGCAAAAGTGA
- a CDS encoding ABC transporter substrate-binding protein — translation MQKRFWLLLAAVLCCGLIVGGCGAANKTAGVAETGGIKIVDDLGKTIVLKEPAKRIISLYSAHTENLFALGLDQEIIGVSTTESYPPAALKKPVFDYRADPEKVLAAQPDLVIIRPFIVQSHPDFVKTLENANIKVVCLYPEKFDQFDEYIKKLAMLTGKEQEAAARLQAFHQKLDDITAITKRAAAQKKVYFESTATEYRTITNDSMTAVLLKLAGGINVAADATMIKEGSSIATYGVERLLMKADEIDVYLAQRGPMNAGISVENIVKRPGFDKIKAVREGQVYIIEESLVSSPTFRLAAGAEELATKIYPELFKQ, via the coding sequence ATGCAGAAACGATTTTGGCTGCTCCTGGCTGCTGTTCTTTGTTGCGGTCTGATTGTCGGTGGCTGCGGCGCAGCCAATAAAACTGCCGGGGTTGCGGAAACCGGCGGTATCAAGATTGTCGATGACCTGGGCAAAACAATTGTTCTCAAAGAACCGGCCAAACGGATCATCTCCCTATACTCGGCTCATACTGAAAATTTATTCGCCCTAGGCCTGGACCAGGAAATAATCGGGGTCAGCACTACCGAGTCCTACCCGCCGGCAGCTTTAAAAAAACCGGTATTCGACTATCGGGCCGACCCGGAAAAAGTATTGGCCGCTCAACCGGACCTGGTAATCATTCGCCCGTTCATTGTGCAAAGCCATCCTGATTTTGTAAAGACGCTGGAGAATGCCAATATCAAGGTTGTATGCCTCTACCCGGAGAAGTTTGACCAATTTGACGAATATATTAAAAAACTGGCCATGCTCACAGGCAAGGAGCAGGAGGCCGCTGCCCGATTGCAAGCCTTCCACCAAAAGCTTGACGATATTACGGCTATTACCAAGAGAGCGGCAGCTCAGAAGAAAGTTTATTTTGAATCCACCGCCACTGAGTACCGGACCATCACAAATGACAGCATGACGGCGGTTCTTCTTAAATTAGCCGGTGGAATTAACGTGGCTGCTGATGCGACGATGATTAAAGAGGGCAGCAGCATTGCGACCTACGGCGTCGAGCGTCTCTTAATGAAGGCTGACGAAATTGATGTGTACTTGGCCCAGCGGGGCCCGATGAACGCCGGCATTTCTGTCGAGAACATTGTAAAACGTCCCGGTTTTGATAAAATTAAGGCCGTGCGGGAAGGGCAAGTTTATATCATCGAGGAAAGCCTGGTGTCAAGTCCTACCTTCCGGCTGGCAGCAGGTGCGGAAGAACTGGCAACAAAAATCTATCCCGAACTTTTCAAACAGTAA
- a CDS encoding ImmA/IrrE family metallo-endopeptidase, whose amino-acid sequence MDIKKDVEHLIGSHNTNNPFIIANNLNIILIYSDMKNTLGFFNKYKRSKFIHLNNKIPDNLKNFVCAHELGHAIRHADMNTPFLKSHTLFSTDKIEREANTFAVELLMPDSLVKKSECSIYLLAMALGIPGKLADLKK is encoded by the coding sequence TTGGATATCAAAAAAGACGTAGAACATCTTATTGGGAGCCATAATACCAATAATCCCTTTATCATAGCGAATAATTTAAACATTATACTTATATACTCCGATATGAAAAACACACTCGGCTTTTTTAATAAATACAAACGCAGTAAATTTATCCACTTGAATAATAAAATTCCCGATAATTTAAAGAATTTTGTTTGTGCTCATGAACTGGGACATGCTATACGACACGCTGATATGAATACTCCATTTCTCAAATCTCATACATTATTCTCAACTGACAAAATAGAACGTGAAGCAAATACTTTTGCTGTAGAATTACTTATGCCGGACAGCTTAGTAAAAAAATCGGAATGCAGTATATATTTGCTGGCTATGGCTCTGGGAATTCCGGGGAAATTGGCTGATCTTAAAAAGTGA
- a CDS encoding DUF739 family protein codes for MSFLYNKLKGKIKEKFGTQEAFAKKLGISRTSLSLKLNNFSEFTQKEILDSMALLGLPGIEVDKYFFTLKVQKTEQNDSELKEVINE; via the coding sequence TTGAGTTTCTTATATAATAAATTGAAAGGCAAAATTAAGGAGAAATTTGGAACACAAGAAGCTTTTGCTAAAAAGTTAGGTATATCTCGTACTTCACTAAGCTTGAAACTCAATAATTTCTCAGAATTTACTCAAAAAGAAATTTTGGATTCGATGGCTTTATTGGGATTGCCAGGAATAGAAGTTGACAAATATTTTTTTACCCTAAAAGTTCAGAAAACTGAACAAAACGATTCGGAATTAAAGGAGGTTATTAATGAGTAA
- a CDS encoding helix-turn-helix domain-containing protein produces MPETPSSNLPMTLKQASTEYFQGKVSYGKLRSMAKAGTLPVTKIGGRYFTCKDMLDEWFANQQIQSTSKAANQYGKLRVIGG; encoded by the coding sequence ATGCCTGAAACACCTAGCAGCAACTTGCCCATGACATTAAAACAAGCCTCCACTGAATACTTTCAAGGCAAAGTCAGTTACGGCAAACTTCGATCCATGGCAAAAGCCGGTACATTGCCTGTTACGAAAATCGGCGGGCGCTATTTTACTTGTAAAGACATGCTTGACGAGTGGTTTGCGAATCAGCAAATACAAAGTACATCCAAAGCTGCTAATCAATACGGC